Proteins encoded by one window of Prosthecobacter debontii:
- the hflC gene encoding protease modulator HflC, protein MKSALSLIILILGFALYILGSASLYSVSETEQVIITQFGKPVGETVSDAGLHVKMPFIQKVNRFEKRILEWDGPPADMPTKDKVYIAVDNFARWRISDPRVFFENLRDIRTAESRLTDILGSETRNVIAKHDFIEAIRTTKDRKVAREAASGASIADSRIGVLPPILKGRAVLEKEIFTSAAPKVKGFGIELMDLRFKRINYNQSVSQTIFQRMVSERTQIAARFKSEGAGEAAKILGQRERDLKLIESEAYRKVQEIEGEADAKATEIYAKAYDSSPESRELFEFIKTMEAYKKILTADTSLILSTDSELLRYLKSPDKKLPPSPAAAAGGDADPLNRLPTLMDLNRQ, encoded by the coding sequence ATGAAATCAGCCCTTTCCTTGATCATTCTGATCCTCGGCTTTGCCCTCTATATTCTGGGGAGCGCCAGCCTGTATTCGGTCAGTGAAACCGAGCAGGTAATCATCACTCAATTTGGCAAGCCCGTGGGGGAAACCGTCAGCGATGCCGGCCTGCATGTGAAGATGCCCTTCATTCAAAAGGTGAACCGTTTTGAAAAACGCATTCTCGAGTGGGACGGCCCTCCGGCGGATATGCCGACGAAGGATAAAGTTTACATCGCCGTGGATAACTTTGCCCGCTGGCGCATCAGTGATCCGCGCGTGTTCTTTGAAAATCTGAGGGACATCCGCACCGCCGAATCTCGACTCACCGACATCCTCGGCAGTGAAACGCGCAACGTCATCGCCAAGCATGACTTCATCGAGGCCATCCGCACGACCAAGGATCGCAAAGTGGCGCGTGAAGCTGCCTCTGGAGCTTCGATTGCGGATTCGCGTATCGGTGTCTTGCCTCCAATCTTGAAGGGCAGGGCTGTTTTGGAGAAGGAAATCTTTACGAGCGCTGCTCCCAAAGTGAAAGGCTTTGGCATTGAGCTGATGGATCTGCGCTTCAAACGCATCAACTACAATCAATCGGTCAGTCAGACCATCTTTCAGCGCATGGTCAGTGAGCGCACGCAGATCGCTGCGCGCTTCAAGTCCGAAGGGGCAGGGGAGGCCGCCAAGATCCTGGGCCAGAGGGAGCGCGATCTGAAGCTGATCGAGTCTGAGGCCTACCGAAAGGTGCAGGAGATCGAAGGTGAAGCGGACGCGAAGGCCACCGAGATCTATGCCAAAGCCTACGACAGCTCACCGGAGTCCCGAGAGCTCTTTGAGTTCATCAAGACGATGGAAGCCTATAAGAAGATTCTGACGGCGGACACGAGCCTGATTCTCAGCACGGATAGTGAACTACTTCGTTATCTGAAATCACCTGACAAGAAGCTGCCGCCCTCTCCTGCCGCCGCTGCGGGGGGAGACGCCGATCCGCTGAATCGTCTGCCGACTCTCATGGACTTGAATCGCCAATAG
- a CDS encoding PVC-type heme-binding CxxCH protein, producing the protein MRPLNPLFALALLSAGFDVGVAADLPPDPGNTVPTSAARPVVIERSGAEKSAPEHTLPEGWTLQQVASSPLVTHPIMGCVDDQGRLYIGDAVGVNWNQAQLDQNPPNRILLLEDEDGDGAFDRSTVFADKMTFPQGVAWLKGSLYVCSPPGLWKLTDTNGDGVADERQMIVRGFDYTGNAADVHGPKLHPNGRLYWCHGRKGHKVIGKEGHVVHEGKASGIWSCLPDGSDVQWHSLGCADNPTGLAFTPQGDILGTCNLYYSQPRGDTLMHWLLGGVYERADQMQVIAELPRTLSRMPVVHNFGHVAVSGCTLVPEETASALYVTHFNTQRLVRMDLVPSGATFKAVENEFLKIHNPDVHLTDVMVDHDGSLLVLNTGGWFRIGCPSSLMAKPDLLGSVYRLRGPKVTPAIQPLAWKADWQLTSPAEIVQQLTSPEPRAVLHALAAAARQGSSSEIDAGLREMLDHPLEPVLEHALLHAVRVSGAVIGVQDLVETRSPVALRRLLVGFQPQDDVEAQQKRDLAAQHLDDADVALAQVALEVIAAEPEAAAPVTARVEAWLRADSMPETQLKALEGYLNALHAQLGVQALLGLALSHPQAAVREVALRVLADQPGVPVASEWTTSLEPKAGQPQLPLILAVLKRLKQHPFEVQLQDIADNSSLALSVRLKALDARKQNRLTPETLAFLLQTLTDMAAPSAARIQAASMLGAASVTPELIQGLAPALATAGPVELEKLLPLVRRVKSEEDARLLAQKLALNPALLSQQESFYRTCFSHLPPAIFEGIVLPARQKLEQQMDEKKRQLGSLAEKVGQSGHAEDGQKNFAMGKGTCIACHKIGETGRAIGPDLSHIGSIRTERDLLESILFPSNTLARDYEAHVFELSDGQSAMGVIRSHAAEGLIILDVAGQERLLPHEQIVSDTALTTSLMPMGLDMTLTPQELLDLVAYLRSLK; encoded by the coding sequence ATGCGGCCTCTGAATCCTCTCTTCGCTCTCGCATTGCTTTCTGCCGGTTTTGACGTCGGTGTGGCCGCCGATCTGCCGCCTGATCCAGGAAATACGGTGCCTACGAGCGCGGCACGTCCGGTCGTGATCGAGCGGTCAGGGGCTGAGAAAAGCGCACCAGAGCACACCTTGCCCGAGGGGTGGACCCTCCAGCAAGTGGCATCGTCACCTCTGGTCACCCATCCCATCATGGGCTGTGTGGATGATCAAGGTCGCCTTTACATCGGGGATGCCGTCGGGGTGAACTGGAACCAAGCGCAACTGGACCAGAATCCGCCGAATCGCATCCTGCTGCTGGAGGATGAGGATGGCGATGGTGCGTTTGATCGCAGCACCGTCTTTGCCGACAAGATGACCTTTCCGCAAGGAGTGGCTTGGCTGAAGGGCAGCCTCTATGTGTGTAGCCCACCGGGACTCTGGAAGCTGACCGATACCAATGGGGATGGCGTGGCGGATGAGCGGCAGATGATCGTCCGTGGCTTCGACTATACCGGGAATGCCGCCGATGTGCATGGCCCCAAGCTGCATCCCAATGGCCGACTCTACTGGTGCCATGGGCGCAAAGGGCACAAGGTCATCGGTAAAGAAGGTCACGTGGTCCACGAAGGCAAAGCCAGTGGCATCTGGTCCTGCCTGCCGGATGGTTCAGATGTGCAGTGGCATTCCCTGGGGTGTGCGGATAACCCCACGGGCTTAGCCTTTACGCCTCAAGGGGATATCCTCGGCACCTGCAATCTGTATTACAGCCAACCGCGTGGAGATACGTTGATGCATTGGTTGTTAGGTGGGGTGTATGAGCGGGCGGATCAGATGCAGGTCATCGCCGAACTGCCCAGGACCCTCAGCCGCATGCCGGTGGTGCATAACTTCGGCCATGTGGCGGTGAGTGGGTGCACGCTGGTCCCAGAGGAGACGGCCTCGGCGCTGTATGTCACTCACTTCAATACTCAGCGGCTGGTGCGCATGGATCTGGTTCCCTCAGGAGCTACCTTTAAAGCCGTGGAGAATGAGTTTCTGAAAATCCACAATCCTGATGTCCATCTCACGGATGTGATGGTGGATCATGATGGCTCGCTACTGGTCTTGAATACAGGCGGATGGTTCCGCATCGGCTGCCCGTCTTCATTGATGGCCAAGCCTGATCTCTTGGGGAGTGTCTATCGTCTGCGGGGACCGAAGGTCACGCCCGCCATTCAACCTCTGGCGTGGAAAGCGGATTGGCAACTGACGAGCCCGGCGGAGATCGTCCAGCAACTCACATCACCCGAGCCACGAGCCGTCCTGCATGCCCTGGCCGCCGCCGCCCGCCAGGGATCGTCCTCAGAGATCGATGCAGGCCTGCGTGAGATGCTGGATCATCCGCTGGAGCCCGTCCTGGAGCACGCGCTTCTTCATGCAGTGAGGGTTTCAGGAGCGGTGATTGGTGTTCAGGATTTAGTGGAAACGAGGAGCCCTGTCGCCCTGCGCCGTCTCTTGGTCGGGTTTCAGCCTCAGGACGATGTTGAAGCTCAGCAAAAGCGTGATCTAGCCGCCCAGCATCTGGATGATGCCGATGTGGCGTTGGCTCAGGTCGCACTGGAAGTGATTGCCGCTGAACCAGAGGCCGCGGCACCCGTGACAGCACGCGTCGAGGCATGGCTGAGGGCGGATTCAATGCCGGAAACTCAGCTCAAGGCTTTGGAGGGCTATTTGAATGCCCTGCATGCCCAGCTCGGTGTGCAGGCCTTGTTGGGCCTGGCTTTGTCGCACCCACAAGCGGCGGTGCGGGAGGTTGCCCTCCGGGTGCTGGCGGATCAGCCGGGTGTTCCGGTCGCCAGCGAGTGGACGACGTCATTAGAGCCCAAGGCCGGACAGCCGCAGTTGCCTTTGATTCTGGCCGTCTTGAAGCGCCTGAAACAGCATCCGTTTGAAGTGCAATTGCAAGACATCGCCGATAACAGCTCTCTGGCGCTCTCTGTGCGTTTGAAAGCCTTGGATGCACGGAAGCAAAATCGGTTAACGCCAGAGACCTTGGCTTTCCTGCTGCAGACGCTCACCGACATGGCAGCTCCGTCCGCAGCCCGTATTCAGGCGGCCAGCATGCTCGGCGCCGCATCCGTGACACCGGAGCTGATTCAGGGGCTGGCTCCGGCTTTGGCTACTGCTGGGCCGGTGGAGCTTGAGAAATTGTTGCCCCTGGTGCGCCGGGTGAAGTCTGAGGAGGATGCCCGTCTGCTCGCTCAAAAGCTGGCGTTGAACCCAGCGCTCTTAAGCCAGCAGGAAAGCTTTTACCGCACCTGCTTCAGTCATCTGCCTCCAGCCATTTTTGAAGGCATCGTCTTGCCTGCCCGGCAGAAGCTGGAGCAGCAGATGGATGAAAAGAAACGCCAGCTCGGCAGCCTCGCGGAAAAGGTCGGGCAGAGTGGTCATGCTGAGGACGGTCAAAAGAACTTTGCCATGGGGAAAGGCACCTGCATCGCTTGCCATAAGATCGGCGAAACAGGCCGCGCCATCGGTCCCGATCTCTCCCACATCGGCAGCATTCGCACCGAGCGGGATTTGCTCGAAAGCATCCTGTTTCCCAGCAACACGCTGGCCCGTGATTACGAAGCGCACGTTTTTGAACTCAGCGATGGGCAGAGCGCCATGGGAGTGATCCGCAGCCATGCCGCCGAGGGTTTGATCATTCTGGATGTGGCAGGGCAGGAGCGCCTGCTGCCGCATGAGCAGATCGTTTCAGACACCGCCCTCACCACCAGCCTGATGCCGATGGGGCTGGATATGACGCTCACCCCTCAGGAGTTGTTGGATCTGGTGGCTTACTTGCGCAGCCTGAAGTGA
- the hflK gene encoding FtsH protease activity modulator HflK: MAASRPPSLPFPNPSNLKINPGRILGVVTALIVGIGLFSSFYQVPASSVAVVQRFGKYLDTTQPGLNFKLPFGIDDVTQVEIRRQLKLEFGYGTRGANNEYQYNDDYEEMARERNMVTGDLNAAVVEWVVQFHIANARDFVFNFIEPQSTLRDMSEAVMREVVGDRSIDEVLTVGRQEIEIKALEGMQKIASTLNMGVHIDQVQLGNVNPPAEVKDSFDEVNRAQQQKESAINQANGEYNRVIPEARGIAEQNISQAEGYATQRVNQAQGDASRFTALLTEYRKATEVTRKRIYLETLSEVLPTIPGKIIIDDRVPQFLPLMNLKPNPAAQVPFAAPNTNSSRNPR, from the coding sequence ATGGCTGCCTCACGCCCTCCGAGTTTACCGTTTCCGAATCCATCGAACCTCAAGATCAATCCTGGCCGCATCCTTGGGGTGGTCACGGCCCTGATCGTGGGGATCGGCCTGTTCTCCAGCTTCTATCAAGTCCCCGCCAGCTCGGTGGCCGTGGTGCAGCGGTTTGGCAAATACCTGGACACCACCCAGCCGGGTTTGAACTTCAAACTGCCCTTCGGCATCGACGATGTGACGCAGGTGGAAATCCGGCGCCAGTTGAAGCTCGAGTTTGGCTATGGCACGCGCGGGGCCAACAATGAGTATCAATACAATGACGACTATGAAGAGATGGCGCGGGAGCGGAATATGGTGACGGGTGATCTCAACGCCGCTGTGGTGGAGTGGGTGGTGCAGTTCCACATCGCCAACGCCCGTGACTTTGTGTTTAATTTCATCGAGCCCCAGTCCACCCTTCGGGACATGTCTGAGGCGGTCATGCGTGAGGTGGTGGGAGATCGCTCGATCGATGAAGTGCTCACCGTCGGACGCCAGGAGATCGAGATCAAAGCGCTGGAAGGCATGCAAAAAATAGCCTCGACGCTCAACATGGGCGTGCACATCGACCAAGTGCAGCTCGGCAATGTCAATCCTCCTGCCGAGGTCAAAGACAGCTTCGATGAAGTGAACCGCGCCCAGCAGCAGAAAGAGTCGGCGATCAACCAAGCCAATGGCGAATACAACCGGGTGATCCCCGAGGCTCGGGGCATCGCCGAACAAAATATCAGTCAAGCGGAAGGGTATGCCACGCAGCGCGTGAACCAAGCTCAAGGGGATGCCTCCCGTTTCACGGCGCTTTTGACCGAGTATCGGAAGGCCACTGAGGTGACCCGTAAGCGCATCTATCTGGAGACGCTGAGCGAAGTGCTGCCGACCATCCCCGGCAAAATCATCATCGATGATCGGGTGCCCCAGTTTCTCCCTCTGATGAATCTCAAACCGAATCCGGCGGCGCAGGTCCCCTTCGCAGCGCCTAACACGAACTCCAGCCGTAACCCACGATGA
- a CDS encoding N-acetylmuramoyl-L-alanine amidase, with protein sequence MRFVPLAKHRIICRTALVLAVLNTVAAQADVAKPEEDKPGFIGRVFSFGKKKEEAPPTPPPAPVVEEKPKPATPGPKPKVTTIKPKSGSGSSSSSSKGSSSSTAKKSTPAPTTAKKTTPAPEKAVEKPKAPEKSVADRGDGEFGHSKDDDKAETPKSEPSKSAPAKPEVATQLPANAGWQIVKVNGRDYITGESMHQFYRFNSYKVDGKHVWFRSNNLILKGTIGSQELLINNIKFILSYPVQESGGRALFSRIDLCKLIDPVLRPTYITDAEPFDTVVIDAGHGGHDAGARGVYGYEKDFALKMAGVLRSELMRRGFKVVMTRTTDTFITLGGRVAVANATPNSIFLSLHFNSGSSSVASGIETFALTPQGSSASLERGGGYNANGLTGNTHDSANIALATAVHAMVISKFKFVDRGIKRAQWSVLTGCKRPGILFEGGFVTNGNECRLIASDTYRQSVTSAIADAVVNYRTALRGAMTRNR encoded by the coding sequence TAAAAAGAAGGAGGAAGCGCCTCCGACACCTCCCCCCGCGCCCGTGGTGGAGGAAAAGCCCAAGCCTGCAACACCGGGGCCGAAACCCAAGGTGACGACGATCAAGCCGAAGTCCGGCTCGGGTTCCTCCTCTTCCTCCTCGAAGGGCAGTTCTTCCTCCACCGCCAAAAAATCCACCCCTGCGCCGACGACGGCTAAAAAAACGACTCCTGCCCCTGAGAAGGCGGTCGAAAAGCCGAAGGCACCCGAAAAGAGTGTGGCGGATAGAGGCGATGGCGAATTTGGTCACTCCAAGGATGACGATAAGGCTGAAACACCCAAGTCTGAGCCGTCGAAGTCGGCTCCAGCGAAGCCTGAAGTGGCGACCCAACTGCCTGCCAATGCGGGCTGGCAGATCGTGAAGGTCAATGGCCGCGACTACATCACTGGCGAGAGCATGCACCAGTTTTACCGGTTCAACTCCTACAAGGTGGATGGTAAGCATGTCTGGTTCCGCTCCAACAACCTCATTTTGAAAGGGACGATTGGCAGCCAGGAACTGCTCATCAACAACATCAAATTCATCCTGAGCTATCCCGTGCAGGAATCCGGTGGCCGGGCCCTGTTTTCACGGATCGACCTTTGCAAGCTGATCGACCCCGTCCTGCGTCCGACCTACATCACCGATGCCGAGCCCTTCGATACGGTGGTGATCGATGCCGGACATGGAGGGCACGATGCCGGGGCACGCGGTGTTTACGGTTATGAAAAAGACTTCGCCCTGAAAATGGCCGGGGTGCTGCGCTCTGAATTGATGCGCCGTGGTTTCAAAGTGGTGATGACCCGCACGACGGATACCTTCATCACTCTCGGTGGACGTGTGGCGGTGGCCAATGCCACGCCGAACAGCATCTTCCTCAGCCTGCATTTCAACTCGGGCTCCAGCAGTGTGGCGAGCGGGATCGAGACCTTCGCGCTGACTCCTCAAGGCAGCTCCGCGAGTCTGGAGCGCGGCGGCGGTTACAACGCCAATGGTCTGACGGGCAATACCCATGATTCCGCCAACATCGCCCTGGCAACCGCTGTGCATGCGATGGTGATCAGCAAGTTTAAGTTTGTGGATCGTGGCATCAAGCGCGCCCAGTGGAGTGTGCTGACGGGGTGCAAACGTCCCGGCATTTTGTTCGAAGGCGGTTTTGTGACCAATGGCAACGAGTGCCGCCTGATCGCCTCCGACACCTACCGCCAATCCGTCACCAGCGCGATTGCGGACGCCGTGGTGAACTACCGCACGGCGCTGCGTGGAGCGATGACCAGAAATCGCTAA
- a CDS encoding PD-(D/E)XK nuclease family protein, whose protein sequence is MATLTRHFWGWDRPVLDNAVRYLTQGHTGPTALDLSDTLLIVPTSEAGRRLKEGLARAISAGALVPWVWTSEQALLPAAMRKTVATPIQSQMAWQQAVRQMDVTGLSSLFPRLPEERGWLWELELARLLGELHSLLGAAGLDFSDVTEQAGTESGRWRDLEKIAQSYQAELEAVGLVDAQAARLNCARAPQLPEGVQRVIVLAAPDLPPLFYRWLSQCPVEETVVAIQAATDLAETFDELGRPLPTQWGQEADLILPLTEDQLHLCHDASAQAERVTDLLRDLAPHLRVAVGVGDPEVGAVLHERLDLEEVRVFEPGGVAPQQTGLWHVLQQVKRLVESRSWRAFASLLRVYEVRKAWAEQSRGGLSLIEEADAFGQEHMPVTIDHAVELLEGRTVSPELHRALLAAQRMVSHLQEDDLTDAARHVLIQLYGEREFAPDAPQDQWVTALGDAWLDCCRQVSEEARRFDLKPTPEEALALSLEALARTALSENRGEVDLVLQGWLELLWEPAPALVVAGLNEEYVPGILISHPFLPDQLREQLGLPCQASRFARDAYTLRALTEQRAHAGALHLLCGQWSDRGEALRPSRLLFLCADDHLPLRVKHLFPKDEVAENGVQEPVRTVAWPLHPRQVKLKLETISPSRLRSYLDCPFRDYLSQELRMEAVDAEKRELDPAEFGTLIHHALQQLAHDERLSRSVDANEIGDFLVEMAMKQARMLYGQRPAPLIGLQLESLHQRLRYAAETEAAEREQGWMIYRAEWEPSADTPLLIEGARLKCKVDRIDRHARSGHIRVLDFKTSDRMTEPLAAHTRKLSGRSRIPEAEVWKCFETRDGKAWQWKDLQLPLYAAALRLHGLTPQEVGYFTLPKSVQDTKVLIWENFTEEWVDKALECAEEIVRRMRSGIFWPPGDKARDRGFDEIFLGDLSASVTWASETE, encoded by the coding sequence ATGGCGACTTTGACACGCCACTTTTGGGGCTGGGACAGGCCTGTCCTGGACAATGCCGTGCGTTATCTCACGCAGGGGCATACGGGGCCGACGGCGTTGGACCTGAGTGATACGCTCCTGATCGTCCCCACCTCGGAAGCTGGGAGGCGTCTGAAGGAAGGTCTGGCCCGCGCCATTTCCGCCGGGGCTCTGGTGCCGTGGGTGTGGACCTCCGAGCAGGCTCTCCTGCCTGCGGCGATGCGGAAGACGGTGGCGACGCCCATCCAATCTCAAATGGCTTGGCAGCAGGCGGTGCGGCAGATGGACGTGACGGGGCTGAGTTCCCTCTTTCCACGTTTACCGGAGGAGAGAGGTTGGCTTTGGGAGCTGGAATTGGCACGCTTACTCGGGGAGTTGCATTCGTTGTTGGGGGCTGCTGGGCTGGACTTCTCCGATGTGACGGAGCAAGCCGGAACTGAAAGCGGGCGCTGGCGGGATCTCGAGAAGATCGCTCAAAGCTATCAGGCTGAATTGGAGGCGGTGGGCCTCGTGGACGCTCAAGCGGCGAGGCTGAACTGCGCCCGTGCCCCTCAGTTGCCGGAGGGCGTCCAGCGGGTGATCGTTTTGGCAGCACCGGACCTGCCGCCTTTGTTTTATCGTTGGTTAAGCCAATGCCCCGTGGAGGAGACTGTGGTGGCCATTCAGGCAGCGACGGATCTGGCGGAGACGTTTGACGAGCTGGGGCGTCCCTTACCGACTCAGTGGGGCCAGGAGGCAGACCTGATTCTACCTCTCACCGAAGATCAACTGCATCTCTGTCATGATGCCTCCGCTCAGGCAGAGCGTGTGACGGATCTGCTGAGGGATCTCGCCCCTCACCTGCGTGTGGCCGTGGGGGTGGGCGATCCTGAGGTCGGGGCGGTTTTGCATGAGCGGCTGGATCTGGAAGAGGTGCGGGTGTTTGAGCCCGGCGGGGTGGCTCCGCAGCAGACGGGCTTGTGGCACGTGCTCCAGCAGGTCAAGCGACTGGTGGAGAGCCGCTCGTGGAGAGCCTTCGCTTCGTTACTGCGGGTTTATGAGGTGAGAAAAGCCTGGGCCGAGCAGAGCCGGGGCGGTTTGTCTTTGATCGAAGAGGCGGATGCCTTTGGCCAGGAACATATGCCGGTGACGATCGATCACGCGGTAGAGTTGCTGGAGGGACGCACGGTTTCCCCAGAGCTGCATCGGGCTCTCCTGGCGGCGCAGAGGATGGTGAGTCATCTTCAAGAAGATGACCTGACGGATGCCGCCCGGCATGTCCTCATCCAGCTTTATGGGGAGCGCGAATTTGCGCCGGATGCTCCACAGGATCAGTGGGTGACGGCCCTGGGGGATGCGTGGCTGGACTGCTGCCGTCAGGTGAGTGAAGAGGCACGGCGCTTTGACCTGAAGCCGACCCCTGAAGAAGCTCTGGCCCTCTCCCTGGAGGCGCTGGCCAGGACCGCCTTGTCGGAAAATCGTGGTGAGGTGGATCTGGTGCTGCAAGGCTGGCTGGAACTGCTCTGGGAGCCGGCACCTGCGCTGGTCGTCGCAGGCCTGAATGAGGAGTATGTGCCGGGGATCTTGATCTCGCATCCTTTTCTCCCCGACCAATTGCGGGAGCAGCTCGGCCTGCCTTGTCAGGCATCGCGCTTTGCCCGTGATGCCTACACCCTGCGGGCCTTGACGGAGCAGCGCGCCCATGCCGGGGCTCTGCATTTGCTCTGTGGGCAGTGGAGTGATCGGGGGGAGGCCCTGCGTCCCTCGCGGTTGCTGTTTCTGTGTGCCGATGACCATCTGCCGCTGCGGGTGAAGCATCTCTTCCCCAAAGATGAAGTCGCTGAAAATGGCGTGCAGGAGCCCGTGCGCACCGTCGCGTGGCCGCTGCACCCACGGCAGGTGAAGCTGAAGCTGGAGACGATTTCTCCCTCTCGCCTCAGGTCGTATCTGGACTGCCCGTTTCGGGATTATCTCAGTCAGGAACTGCGCATGGAGGCGGTGGATGCGGAGAAGCGTGAGCTGGATCCGGCGGAGTTTGGCACGCTGATCCATCACGCTTTGCAGCAGCTCGCCCATGACGAGCGCCTGAGCCGCAGTGTGGATGCGAATGAGATCGGGGATTTCTTGGTCGAGATGGCGATGAAACAAGCGCGGATGCTCTATGGGCAACGGCCCGCGCCCTTGATCGGACTGCAACTGGAGAGCCTGCATCAGCGGCTGCGCTATGCGGCTGAAACCGAGGCCGCTGAACGTGAACAGGGCTGGATGATCTATCGCGCTGAATGGGAACCCTCCGCAGACACACCGCTGCTCATCGAAGGCGCACGATTGAAGTGCAAAGTGGACCGCATCGACCGCCATGCTCGCAGCGGACACATCCGGGTCTTGGACTTCAAAACCTCCGACCGCATGACCGAGCCACTGGCCGCCCATACGCGCAAGCTCTCGGGGCGCTCGCGCATTCCAGAAGCCGAGGTCTGGAAATGTTTTGAAACGAGAGATGGCAAGGCTTGGCAATGGAAAGACCTTCAATTGCCTCTCTATGCAGCGGCGCTGCGGCTGCATGGGTTGACGCCTCAAGAAGTGGGATACTTCACTCTGCCGAAAAGTGTGCAGGACACCAAGGTGCTGATCTGGGAAAACTTCACGGAAGAGTGGGTGGATAAGGCCCTGGAATGCGCGGAAGAGATCGTGCGCCGGATGCGCTCGGGCATCTTCTGGCCACCGGGAGATAAAGCACGGGATCGCGGCTTTGATGAAATCTTCCTCGGGGATCTGAGCGCCAGTGTAACGTGGGCCAGCGAGACAGAGTAA